From Neodiprion pinetum isolate iyNeoPine1 chromosome 7, iyNeoPine1.2, whole genome shotgun sequence, a single genomic window includes:
- the LOC124222946 gene encoding uncharacterized protein isoform X2 — MYAVIEFLVGEDRECALVPVLWLVENNTQCYWPRTKTEDHFTKLVKSKAAYEKTWPKFAIHKVLHTGDDYHDTEATMARLLELGTSDESGIIRNIAKKSTVIPQQDITNDVDENEATNSDDVEPEPQKKKRKHKTDKKKAKNRHVSNKKKKTKRSRESSSSLGYTSSADENLPPSEVDESTSNRNKNTRYINSAKGSTKNQTPKKNLAHKIVQHQYNDNSHESPNQLSGYETSNRNISSRIIRSTTQYDLSRSFSQLEPSTPTTSREQNTFEEKTLQYLEHIKSYTEQNHLLLRKIFSKQKEVSIDVTKKPAEFPKLPLNSMEDFSNLENILKSEEHRTYLTGKLASVGGTSGRQCVLAIMRSLLTNELAMQFNWAGRDKVPFQKTLTMETVYEAVKQTFLGKKEIGDATETSVSCAVKDWLKLARSRHTYVRKKG; from the exons ATGTATGCGGTGATTGAATTCTTGGTTGGCGAAGATAGAGAATGCGCATTGGTACCAGTTCTTTGGCTGGTCGAAAACAACACCCAATGTTACTGGCCACGGACAAAAACTGAAGATCATTTTACAAAACTTGTAAAATCAAAGGCTGCCTATGAAAAAACATGGCCAAAGTTTGCCATTCACAAAGTACTGCATACCGGAG ATGACTACCACGACACCGAAGCAACGATGGCGCGCCTACTGGAGCTGGGCACGTCCGATGAATCCGGAATAATTCGCAACATCGCTAAAAAATCCACTGTAATACCTCAGCAAGATATTACCAATGACGTGGACGAGAATGAAGCTACGAACAGTGATGATGTCGAACCTGAGccgcaaaagaaaaaacgtaaacacAAAACCGACAAGAAGAAGGCTAAAAATCGACACgttagtaacaaaaaaaaaaaaacgaagcgtTCTCGTGAAAGTTCAAGTAGTTTAGGTTACACCTCTTCAGCTGACGAGAATTTGCCACCGTCCGAAGTCGATGAATCGACTTCTAACCGTAATAAGAATACTCGCTACATTAACTCAGCCAAAGGATCTACCAAAAATCAGACACCAAAGAAAAACTTGGCCCACAAGATCGTACAGCACCAGTATAATGATAATTCCCATGAGTCACCGAATCAGTTGTCTGGATATGAAACATCAAATAGAAACATTTCTAGTAGGATCATCAGGTCTACCACGCAATATGACTTATCAAGATCCTTTTCACAACTTGAACCTTCAACCCCGACCACATCACGCGAACAGAATacctttgaagaaaaaactctgCAGTATTTAGAACACATTAAATCCTACACTGAACAAAACCATCTGCTACTACGTAAAATCTTCTCAAAACAGAAGGAAGTCAGCATCGACGTAACAAAGAAACCAGCCGAATTCCCAAAACTTCCTCTTAACTCCATGGAAGACTTCTCCAACCTCGAAAATATCCTGAAATCCGAAGAGCATCGAACTTATTTA ACCGGGAAACTGGCTTCTGTTGGAGGGACAAGCGGTCGCCAATGTGTGTTGGCTATAATGAGGTCACTACTCACAAACGAATTAGCGATGCAATTCAATTGGGCAGGGAGGGACAAAGTCCCATTTCAAAAGACATTGACAATGGAAACTGTTTACg agGCTGTGAAACAAACCTTTCTTGGCAAGAAGGAAATTGGTGATGCAACCGAAACCAGTGTTTCGTGTGCCGTGAAAGACTGGTTAAAACTAGCTCGATCACGGCATACCTATGTACGAAAGAAGGGCTAA
- the LOC124222946 gene encoding uncharacterized protein isoform X1, with protein sequence MPHDLKVLSKRHLRRKTAINTRKVLLSIAGNNCALEHLTKSQLKDASHEHVSCIGEYVHSIDSDYDVDHIHQSNEQNEENSNSNRDNKDFKDIESDIDSIKATLYSSEDNSSSVSDEVHLDDETNFVENLRDWASSNNITHNAIDQLLALLKPAHPILPLSARTLLHTSRRIETLNLDNGEMCYFGLEKCLRQKLESGLKKGLSPEHTLRVDFNIDGIPVYKSSGTSFWPILGRSISMIDDSPFVIGVYYGTGKPMPLSSYLRDLIKETSRLSTNGFEFNGTKYFVRVGLFACDAPARSMLKMCLGHSGKDACERCKIRAVHLNRKLCYPCDTEFQKRKDSDFVAPSENDRHVKGRSPLLDLYVGLVSQFPLDPMHLIYLGILKRLLLKYWVEGSRDCKLSKDILLEIERIMKLLARYVPAEFPRKPRGFLDLHRWKATEFRFFLLYSGPVVMRDVLDRKKYKHFLLLSAAVYILSNTALFSRFRNIAQDMIEKFVTQGAKIYGQNFVVYNVHSLLHVIDDVERFGPLEEYSCFVYENHLGHLKRLIRSKRLPLQQLSNRLEELSSIRKTNCQEKFIPKPKFIGNSRECQALETKKFKISIKRPDNVVACGTEILVIKSILFIAGEYRIIGTPFKYKRDLYQKPIKSSKLGIFFVRSFNVAKSYRVDDILHKFVCLPFKDGFAVTPILHEMK encoded by the coding sequence ATGCCTCATGATTTAAAAGTTCTGAGTAAACGACATTTGCGTCGCAAAACAGCTATAAATACTCGTAAAGTATTACTGAGTATTGCAGGCAATAATTGTGCACTCGAGCACCTTACGAAATCACAATTAAAAGATGCTAGTCATGAACATGTGTCTTGTATCGGAGAATATGTGCACTCTATAGATAGCGATTATGATGTTGATCATATCCATCAAAGTAATGAACAGAATGAAGAAAACTCTAATTCGAACCGCGATAATAAAGATTTCAAAGACATCGAAAGTGACATAGATAGCATCAAAGCTACGTTGTACAGTTCTGAAGATAATTCAAGTTCCGTCAGCGATGAAGTGCATTTAGATGATGAAACGaactttgttgaaaatttgcgcgACTGGGCATCTTCAAATAACATCACACATAACGCGATCGATCAATTGCTAGCATTATTGAAACCAGCACATCCTATCTTACCCTTAAGTGCTAGGACTCTACTTCACACGTCACGACGTATTGAAACGTTAAATTTAGACAACGGAGAAATGTGTTATTTCGGTTTGGAGAAATGCTTGAGACAAAAACTCGAGTCAGGTCTCAAAAAAGGACTGTCACCTGAACATACGTTGCGAgttgattttaatattgatgGGATTCCCGTTTATAAAAGTAGCGGAACATCATTTTGGCCAATTTTGGGACGCAGTATTTCAATGATCGATGATAGCCCATTTGTAATTGGTGTTTATTATGGTACGGGTAAACCGATGCCACTATCTTCATATTTACGAGATTTAATTAAAGAAACGTCACGTTTAAGCACCAATGGTTTTGAGTTTAATGGCACCAAATACTTTGTCAGAGTTGGTTTATTCGCGTGTGACGCGCCCGCGAGATCTATGTTGAAAATGTGTTTAGGACATTCGGGTAAGGATGCTTGCGAGAGGTGTAAGATTCGCGCAGTTCATCTCAACCGTAAACTGTGTTATCCATGTGACACCGAATTCCAGAAGCGAAAAGATAGTGATTTTGTTGCACCTAGTGAAAACGATCGTCACGTTAAAGGACGTTCGCCTCTTTTAGATCTTTACGTGGGACTAGTCTCCCAATTTCCTTTAGATCCCATGCATTTAATCTACCTGGGAATTTTGAAGAGGTTGCTCCTTAAATACTGGGTCGAGGGTTCACGTGATTGCAAATTGTCTAAGGATATTTTGTTAGAAATTGAACGTATAATGAAACTATTGGCGCGATATGTTCCGGCAGAGTTTCCTCGAAAGCCCCGTGGATTTTTGGATTTGCATCGATGGAAAGCGACAgaatttagatttttcttGTTATATTCCGGCCCTGTTGTAATGCGGGATGTGCTAGATCGAAAAaagtacaaacattttttattattgtctgCCGCCGTGTATATTCTATCGAATACAGCCTTGTTCTCGCGTTTTCGAAACATCGCGCAAGATATGATCGAAAAATTCGTTACTCAAGGTGCTAAGATATACGGACAAAACTTTGtcgtatataatgtacattCGCTGCTGCATGTCATAGACGACGTAGAACGATTTGGCCCATTAGAAGAATACAGTTGCTTTGTGTATGAAAATCATTTGGGCCATTTGAAACGACTTATTCGATCGAAACGCTTGCCGCTGCAGCAGCTGAGTAATCGACTTGAAGAACTAAGTTCTATTCGTAAAACTAATTgtcaggaaaaatttattcctaaacccaaatttattggaaattctCGTGAATGTCAGGCTctggaaacgaaaaaattcaaaatatcaataaaaaggCCGGATAATGTAGTAGCTTGTGGGACAGAAATATTAGTGATCAAATCAATCCTTTTCATTGCCGGAGAATATAGAATTATAGGTACTCCGTTCAAGTACAAGCGAGACCTTTATCAGAAACCTATTAAATCTTCCAAACTAGGGATTTTTTTCGTAAGAAGTTTCAACGTAGCGAAATCTTATCGCGTCGATgatatattacataaattcGTCTGTCTTCCATTTAAAGATGGTTTCGCAGTAACTCCGATACTacacgaaatgaaataa
- the LOC124222946 gene encoding anaphase-promoting complex subunit 6-like isoform X3, whose translation MYAVIEFLVGEDRECALVPVLWLVENNTQCYWPRTKTEDHFTKLVKSKAAYEKTWPKFAIHKVLHTGDDYHDTEATMARLLELGTSDESGIIRNIAKKSTVIPQQDITNDVDENEATNSDDVEPEPQKKKRKHKTDKKKAKNRHVSNKKKKTKRSRESSSSLGYTSSADENLPPSEVDESTSNRNKNTRYINSAKGSTKNQTPKKNLAHKIVQHQYNDNSHESPNQLSGYETSNRNISSRIIRSTTQYDLSRSFSQLEPSTPTTSREQNTFEEKTLQYLEHIKSYTEQNHLLLRKIFSKQKEVSIDVTKKPAEFPKLPLNSMEDFSNLENILKSEEHRTYLYFVADRETGFCWRDKRSPMCVGYNEVTTHKRISDAIQLGREGQSPISKDIDNGNCLRGCETNLSWQEGNW comes from the exons ATGTATGCGGTGATTGAATTCTTGGTTGGCGAAGATAGAGAATGCGCATTGGTACCAGTTCTTTGGCTGGTCGAAAACAACACCCAATGTTACTGGCCACGGACAAAAACTGAAGATCATTTTACAAAACTTGTAAAATCAAAGGCTGCCTATGAAAAAACATGGCCAAAGTTTGCCATTCACAAAGTACTGCATACCGGAG ATGACTACCACGACACCGAAGCAACGATGGCGCGCCTACTGGAGCTGGGCACGTCCGATGAATCCGGAATAATTCGCAACATCGCTAAAAAATCCACTGTAATACCTCAGCAAGATATTACCAATGACGTGGACGAGAATGAAGCTACGAACAGTGATGATGTCGAACCTGAGccgcaaaagaaaaaacgtaaacacAAAACCGACAAGAAGAAGGCTAAAAATCGACACgttagtaacaaaaaaaaaaaaacgaagcgtTCTCGTGAAAGTTCAAGTAGTTTAGGTTACACCTCTTCAGCTGACGAGAATTTGCCACCGTCCGAAGTCGATGAATCGACTTCTAACCGTAATAAGAATACTCGCTACATTAACTCAGCCAAAGGATCTACCAAAAATCAGACACCAAAGAAAAACTTGGCCCACAAGATCGTACAGCACCAGTATAATGATAATTCCCATGAGTCACCGAATCAGTTGTCTGGATATGAAACATCAAATAGAAACATTTCTAGTAGGATCATCAGGTCTACCACGCAATATGACTTATCAAGATCCTTTTCACAACTTGAACCTTCAACCCCGACCACATCACGCGAACAGAATacctttgaagaaaaaactctgCAGTATTTAGAACACATTAAATCCTACACTGAACAAAACCATCTGCTACTACGTAAAATCTTCTCAAAACAGAAGGAAGTCAGCATCGACGTAACAAAGAAACCAGCCGAATTCCCAAAACTTCCTCTTAACTCCATGGAAGACTTCTCCAACCTCGAAAATATCCTGAAATCCGAAGAGCATCGAACTTATTTA tATTTTGTTGCAGACCGGGAAACTGGCTTCTGTTGGAGGGACAAGCGGTCGCCAATGTGTGTTGGCTATAATGAGGTCACTACTCACAAACGAATTAGCGATGCAATTCAATTGGGCAGGGAGGGACAAAGTCCCATTTCAAAAGACATTGACAATGGAAACTGTTTACg agGCTGTGAAACAAACCTTTCTTGGCAAGAAGGAAATTGGTGA
- the LOC124222946 gene encoding uncharacterized protein isoform X4 — translation MARLLELGTSDESGIIRNIAKKSTVIPQQDITNDVDENEATNSDDVEPEPQKKKRKHKTDKKKAKNRHVSNKKKKTKRSRESSSSLGYTSSADENLPPSEVDESTSNRNKNTRYINSAKGSTKNQTPKKNLAHKIVQHQYNDNSHESPNQLSGYETSNRNISSRIIRSTTQYDLSRSFSQLEPSTPTTSREQNTFEEKTLQYLEHIKSYTEQNHLLLRKIFSKQKEVSIDVTKKPAEFPKLPLNSMEDFSNLENILKSEEHRTYLTGKLASVGGTSGRQCVLAIMRSLLTNELAMQFNWAGRDKVPFQKTLTMETVYEAVKQTFLGKKEIGDATETSVSCAVKDWLKLARSRHTYVRKKG, via the exons ATGGCGCGCCTACTGGAGCTGGGCACGTCCGATGAATCCGGAATAATTCGCAACATCGCTAAAAAATCCACTGTAATACCTCAGCAAGATATTACCAATGACGTGGACGAGAATGAAGCTACGAACAGTGATGATGTCGAACCTGAGccgcaaaagaaaaaacgtaaacacAAAACCGACAAGAAGAAGGCTAAAAATCGACACgttagtaacaaaaaaaaaaaaacgaagcgtTCTCGTGAAAGTTCAAGTAGTTTAGGTTACACCTCTTCAGCTGACGAGAATTTGCCACCGTCCGAAGTCGATGAATCGACTTCTAACCGTAATAAGAATACTCGCTACATTAACTCAGCCAAAGGATCTACCAAAAATCAGACACCAAAGAAAAACTTGGCCCACAAGATCGTACAGCACCAGTATAATGATAATTCCCATGAGTCACCGAATCAGTTGTCTGGATATGAAACATCAAATAGAAACATTTCTAGTAGGATCATCAGGTCTACCACGCAATATGACTTATCAAGATCCTTTTCACAACTTGAACCTTCAACCCCGACCACATCACGCGAACAGAATacctttgaagaaaaaactctgCAGTATTTAGAACACATTAAATCCTACACTGAACAAAACCATCTGCTACTACGTAAAATCTTCTCAAAACAGAAGGAAGTCAGCATCGACGTAACAAAGAAACCAGCCGAATTCCCAAAACTTCCTCTTAACTCCATGGAAGACTTCTCCAACCTCGAAAATATCCTGAAATCCGAAGAGCATCGAACTTATTTA ACCGGGAAACTGGCTTCTGTTGGAGGGACAAGCGGTCGCCAATGTGTGTTGGCTATAATGAGGTCACTACTCACAAACGAATTAGCGATGCAATTCAATTGGGCAGGGAGGGACAAAGTCCCATTTCAAAAGACATTGACAATGGAAACTGTTTACg agGCTGTGAAACAAACCTTTCTTGGCAAGAAGGAAATTGGTGATGCAACCGAAACCAGTGTTTCGTGTGCCGTGAAAGACTGGTTAAAACTAGCTCGATCACGGCATACCTATGTACGAAAGAAGGGCTAA